From the genome of Leptodactylus fuscus isolate aLepFus1 chromosome 1, aLepFus1.hap2, whole genome shotgun sequence, one region includes:
- the C1H18orf54 gene encoding lung adenoma susceptibility protein 2, whose product MARSSSPDSSISISSLLASCSLGISGRKDGGRPAASIEYKDRLYDSASKALEDYIGDYEASSTGKITIRPSTVLKSPTRRGRHRSPLTRSRYVARDPDLLSLTTDDLLGFPSDGSLPFTQASERKRRKNLTKLYGYSPHVMTPLTPSSLRGRDTSALDLRDHRLRTRDLQRQKEKSHVDHLLRETENDPRPYNDVASPLYKSYPRWMTSHKSDLGVSGITSIPDVTYPVWLRDHRLVDDIDSCRTLHRDGAITKIPHYPSGSASLGSLNHLQIPHYDQRGYKMVNSTKYVDARKRIARSDLDMMGDLHRAVKYHPEQKSEETGDRAHKDLSPQRLRNDQSPRTEDVLEAERSWEKVPYTYKSPVHVLCEEEEENQGIEALKANLMEDFFKDCVQQEKTGNPFSGGNHHGPVEALKHILFNLQAFQQNFKQDTGSAHLKEFQKISTEAESEIQKADQEIFPVNKSLQKALHHLSRLKELVGDCNQKKTEDNKLELQT is encoded by the exons ATGGCTAGATCCAGTTCTCCGGATTCCTCCATCTCCATCTCGTCGCTCCTGGCCAGCTGCAGTCTGGGGATCAGCGGTCGTAAAGATGGCGGCCGGCCTGCAGCCTCTATAGAGTACAAGGACAGACTATACGACTCTGCATCTAAAGCCCTGGAGGATTACATTGGGGACTATGAGGCGTCTAGCACCGGGAAGATCACCATCCGCCCATCCACCGTGCTTAAGTCTCCGACCAGAAGAG GTCGGCACAGATCACCCCTGACCCGGAGCAGATACGTGGCCCGTGACCCTGACTTGCTGAGCCTGACCACGGACGATCTCCTGGGCTTCCCTTCTGACGGATCTCTGCCCTTCACCCAAGCTTCTGAGCGGAAACGTCGGAAAAACCTGACCAAACTATATGGATATTCTCCCCATGTGATGACCCCCTTAACCCCTTCATCACTAAGAGGGAGGGACACCTCCGCCCTGGACCTCCGAGACCACAGACTCCGCACCCGGGATCTTCAGAGGCAGAAAGAAAAAAGTCATGTGGACCATTTATTACGAGAAACAGAAAACGACCCCAGACCTTATAACGATGTGGCCTCCCCCTTATATAAGAGTTACCCCCGCTGGATGACCAGTCACAAGTCTGACCTGGGGGTGTCTGGTATCACCAGTATCCCCGATGTCACGTATCCGGTCTGGTTAAGGGACCACAGACTCGTGGATGATATAGACAGCTGCAGGACTCTTCATAGGGATGGTGCCATCACCAAAATCCCCCATTACCCCTCCGGCTCCGCATCACTGGGGTCATTGAACCATTTACAGATACCACATTATGACCAGCGAGGCTACAAAATGGTTAATTCTACCAAATATGTGGACGCTAGAAAGCGTATTGCCCGCTCTGATTTGGATATGATGGGGGATTTACATAGAGCGGTGAAAT ATCATCCCGAGCAGAAGTCAGAAGAAACCGGTGACCGCGCACACAAAGACTTGTCACCGCAGCGTCTACGTAATGACCAAAGCCCCCGAACTGAAGACGTCCTGGAGGCCGAGCGGTCCTGGGAAAAGGTCCCTTATACATA CAAGTCTCCTGTCCATGtcctgtgtgaggaggaggaggaaaaccaAGGGATCGAGGCCCTTAAAGCTAATCTCATGGAAGATTTCTTTAAAGACTGTGTGCAGCAGGAGAAGACG GGTAACCCTTTTTCCGGAGGGAATCACCACGGTCCCGTAGAGGCGCTGAAGCACATACTCTTCAACCTGCAAGCGTTCCAGCAGAACTTCAAGCAGGACACCGGCTCCGCGCATCTGAAGGAATTCCAGAAA ATTTCGACAGAAGCAGAATCTGAAATTCAGAAGGCGGACCAAGAGATTTTTCCAGTGAACAAGTCGCTACAAAA GGCTCTGCACCATTTGTCCCGACTGAAGGAGCTTGTAGGTGACTGTAACCAGAAGAAAACCGAAGACAATAAGCTGGAGCTCCAGACGTAG